The Erythrolamprus reginae isolate rEryReg1 chromosome 6, rEryReg1.hap1, whole genome shotgun sequence DNA segment TATGTTTGCTGGTATCAGTAATGTAGCACTTTGTTTCTAGGTTACTGCTGAATTCAAATTAATTGCTCAAGGCAATTAATTGCAATAAACAGGCAAATAAAAAAGGCTTCTCGAATTTCTAAAACTCCTGTTCAACCCCAAAATAAATAGACAATGATTTAGGTGCATttgtcatatttttatttttctatctaactatggGGATCGATTTCAACTCAATTCAGCTCAGCTAAAACCAAACTATCATATGATGGTTGAATAAGGATGGGCTAATTCCATCACAAATTATACTTCCTCAGCTTTGAGATGGTAAGCAGGGTTTTTTTGGCAGTGCAAAAAGTTCGGTCGCTACAAGCCCCAAATACAGAACATTTCTGCATTTGTAATCTTCAAATTAAAGCATACATTTTTTCAAGGAATAAAATTAAATTCAGCTCCAACATGATGCCAATTCAGCGTTTCATCTTATACACCTGTTTACTAATTGTAAATAACAATTAGACAATATTGCAGGGGAGGGGAGCTACATTGACATTGGAATCAACacgaagaaaaggaagagagactgaATGGAAAATTTATCCTTTGGACCAGTAGTGGTtcctgaattagtttgctaccggTTTGTGCGCTTGTGAACATGCGCACAATGCTGCTGCTTCTAAGAACCGAtccaaaccgggagcaatccACTGCTGCTTAGGACTTCCAGAATCCTAAAAAGTCTTGAATCAGAGCCATCTCTAAACTTTAACTCACATTGCCGTGACATCAGCCAATACAGCTCTATTGGATTATCCTTCTGACAATCAAAACCAtgagtgtctatggagattctcagtcatccaggtcatggtggtcccaaaggtgctttttcaagaggcaaccggACTTTCTGATCTTTCTTTGAatacatttcgcttctcatccaagaagtttcttcagttcttcatTCTCCTCTCTCGGAACAATgcttaagagctttaaaaatttaTACTGCTAAGAAATCAGTTGGGGAAATTTACTTCCAATAGAATCAGCGATGAATGCCCTTTACACTTCTAGattatttgtgtatttatgtaCAAGTGTCAGAATAATAGCATACATAGACTGTATGTTGAACTActttgttttgattttatttgaacaGTTTGAAGTTCACGTACATGTCCAATAAATCACTTAATAGGCAAGTACCAAGTTAAACAGAATCCACGATTACAAAATGGTCAGTCTGGATTAATAGGGTCCAGTTTGGTGGTTATTTGCTTAGTATCTTGGGATGGATCCTGTGTATTACCTCAACTGCCACCGATCAATGGAGATTATGGCATCTTAAAAGTAAGGACGGCTTGTATCCTGGCTTGTTATGGATCGGAATCTGGAGAGCCTGTTATCTTCACAGCATGCATCCAGAAAACAGATTTGTCCACTGTGAGGTATTCACTAAAGACCTGAAGAAGCTGCCCAACAAATTTTTTCTGGCTCAAGATCTGTTGAGCTTCTGTTGCATTGTTGGAGCAGTGGGGATAATTTTCATGAGCGTTGCCTTGTGGAATGTTGTCCAAGCCATAACACACAAAACCTTTTTGCTCATTCTTTTTAACGTTGGAGGCCTTATGGATTTCATAACAGGAATCATAATCTTAATTCCCATTTCCATCACGATTAATGCAGACGTTATGTTTCCTGATTCTTTCAAAACGCCTACTTCTCCAGCGAAGCAGGAGATTGGAGCTGCTATTTATATTGGCTATCTTGCTGCAATGTTATCATTGGTGAGTGGTGTTATGGTCATCTGTACTAAATGCGTTTTTCAAAACGGTCAAGAAAATCGTGTTTTACCCCCAGCAGTTGGATCGCTGGAACCGTCTGACATTTTTAGAAATACTGGTTCTTCTGGGAGAATCGAACAACGGCAGAAAGTGGAGCCTGAGGCCTGGACTGATGCAGTATCACCTGTGAATTACGCAGATATAAAGAAAGAATCTGTACAATCAATGTAACAGCAACTTGTTTGAGCATGCTAAGGAGGTTCCTATTGTAATAGTTACTCCATATGTTGTCCAATCCTAGGTTGAAGGGGAGGAGGCAGTTAAGAGGCTGGACAGCAGAGAATCACATTCAAGGAAGAAGAATCACCAACCAGACTAGGAAATCCTTTTCTGCTGGTGcccaagatctctctctctctctctcttaatgaTACCATCTcccattaatatttaaaaattactgTTGTTCATGCTGCACTCAATGAGGTGACTGTGTATATTTCCAGAATTTTCTTGGTCCTTTTGTAATTTCTGTTCAAATCTGATAATGTCTTGTAAATGTTAAAGCCATTTCTCTGGATGAATGTGCTGTGTTCCCCTGTTCTTACCAATAGATCCATGCAAAAGTTCATATTTCCCTCATGAGGCCATGCtgcttttgtttttcctccaaagAGACCTACAATCTGGTTGAGGAACCATCAGCAGCATTGGCCACACGGATTCATTGTCAGTTCACTTCTTCTTGTTCCTGCCTTAGACAAGAACACAAGTGAAAACTTGCTTGAACTTCTTGCGGAAGTGCTTGGAAATGAGAGCATAAACAATTGGGTTGAGGCAGGAATTGGCATACGAGAAGCAATGAGAAGCTAGGCGTAAGGCAAAGGTTGTTTGGTTAAATTGGAAGTCGCCAAACCAAAAATACAAGATTACCAGATGGTGGGGCAACCAACACAAGCagaagaggacagtcactgcaaTAATCATCTTGGTGACCCTCCGTTTGGCTTTGCGGGACTCTGAGATTCCTTCCAGAGGGTCTACAGCAGTCCACAAGAATTTGATGGTTCTGGCATAAGCCAGGCTAACAACAGAGATTGGGAGGATGTAACTGAACACAAAAGTTAGGATGTCTAAGATCTTCCGGTGTTGGTCCTCCCAAACAGGGGTACACATGAACGTCTCCTGGTAATTAATGGCTTCGTAATAGCTGAGATAGGGTCCTGCAAAAAGCAGGGAGAGGGTCCAAATCATGACAATAGCAAGGACTGCATTGCAAGTGGTACGGAGATTCCGAGATTTGAGTGGGTAGCAAATAGCCAAATATCTGGAAACAAGACAGAAGTTGAcaaattcaatatatatatacatcgaCCATTATTTTCACCTTCATTGCTTAATTGTGTTGTTCTTATTGCTTGTGACAAAcctttttaatccccttttcagcATGAATTTGATACTTGAAATGCCACCCAAacctactacagtgttccctcgattttcgcgggctcgaacttcacgaaaagtctataccacggtttttcaaaaatattaattaaaaaatactttgtggttttttccccctataccacggtttttcctgcctgatgacgtcatatatcatcaccaaactttcgtccacctttaataaatattttttttaataaactttaataaagaaacatggtgagtaataatctaaatggttgctaagggaacgggaaattgcaatttaggggtttaaagtgttaagggatggcttttgatactgttcatagccaaaaatagtgtatttagttccgcatctctacttcgcggaaattcaacttttgcggacagtctcggaacgcatcccacgcgaaaatcgagggaacactgtatttgggaGTCTATTGAAATTGATGTAGGTGTTCATAATTTCATAATCCCTTAAATGTAATATGACTTAAAtgtaatatgacttcagtaaccgagttgtcgaaaccagactccatagtgtcatcctcaagcccccaacactttacccttagattatccacggttgacctatccagattcctaagaggtcagtaaggggcgagtacaagtgcactagagtgccttccgtcccctatatctcctacacctttcttctattcctatatctcttcttctattctttcattgatatgctttattcctatatcttctcttctattttttcttagatatattttactatgagtatctcctctataacttcattatatattttactatgtgtatacccactaaaaccctcattgtgtattggacaaaataaataaataaaataaaataaaataaataatatgaattccccccccccccccaacacaggTAGAAAAGTTTTGCAACCCACATAGTTGAACCATGCTAAAAATTCTTTCTATATTTGGATATGACATTTTCCTGAAAGAATTTATTCATATACCCTTTGACAGGAAACATAAAGAACTGGCAAGGATGCTACAATTATTAAGGGGAAAGCATGAAAGGGGTAAagtaataaaatagaaataattatGTGGAGAAGGcaagacatttttttttaattgactgtGACATAGGTAGAGGTTAGGAATGAAGATGCAGTTCAGGAGATCATGCCTAAGGCCACAACTCTGCATTCAGTTGAATGGAATGGGAGAGTTTGGGTAGGGAGGAATGGCAGGTAAGCAATCCATGTAAGCTCTATTGCCTGGAAGATTTTTGCTAGCAAGTAGAAAGGTAACAGAATGTGGAGCCATCTGTCTAGATcagaccaacactcttcattctctacatcaatgacctttgcgattatatcacaagcaactgtgtcctcttcgccgatgatgtaaaactcttcaacaccaccgataacacaactactctccaaaaagaccttgacgctgtttctgagtggtctaacacatggcaactccaaatctcaactagcaaatgctctgtcctacatattgggaagaagaatctgaactccaaatacgaactgaataatcaaattatcacagataatcctcactcgattaaagaccttggtatactaataacaaaagatttaagtgccaaagcccactgcaacaatatagccaagaaggcttcaagagttgtaagcctaatcctacgtagcttctgctctggaaatctcacactacttaccagagcttacaaaacttttgccagacccatcctcgaatacagctcatctgtttggaacccatatcgcacctcagacattaacacccttgaaaatgtccaaagatacttcaccagaagagcccttcactcctccactcgaaatagaataccctatgagactagactttcaatcctgggcctagaaagtttagaactaagacgccttaaacaagatctaagtattgcccacaagatcatatgctgcaacgtcctgcctgtcggtgactacttcagcttcaaccacaacaacacaagagcacacaacagatttaaacttaatattaacggctccaaacttgactgtaaaaaatatgacttcagtaaccaagttgtcgaagcatggaactcattaccggactccatagtgtcatccccaaacccccaacactttacctttagattatctacggttgacctatccagattcctaagaggtcagtaaggggcgagtacaagtgcactagagtgccttccgtcccctgtcctattgctctcctatatctcctatacctttcttatattcctatatctcttcttctattatttcattgatatgttctattactatatcttcttttctattctttcttagatatattttactatgagtatctcctctataaccttcatcatgtattttactatatgtatattgatatatacccactaaaaccctcattgtgtattggacaaaataaataaataaataaaggggcgaCCCATGGGTCGCATCTGGCCCGCCCGCTATCTATGACCGGTCTGTGGAGgttggggtccactccagtgcgaagATGAAAGAGCTCGCGGCGTCttccgggactcctctggttccttttttatttattgattgatttttattgatttttaacaagtttaatatacacacaacataaaacagtgcatagtgaaaagtgCTCACCACCccaacacacacatataccccaccaccaaattaggggtgtttcttatataacccactttgacccaagagcaatatatctatttacatattatagagtgattccaatttatttattgtatcttggtctcggattctactcgtcatatatcgtcttaccttgtcccaccgtcccatcagttgtcccagttcagtttcattatccaaatttatccttttatctgtcatttcaaattgaatatggtccaccatgtacctataccaattttgcattgtccattttgttgcatctttccaacccaaaactgttaacgcctgagcgctttctattcctgattgttttatttctctaaattctcccatcacattgcttttaactaatactgccatttccttagtgattgtccattgtatatttaattaatgtcctcttgcactttttgccaaaattcctgcactatcggatgaatcatgaggaaagcagaacTGGAGGAATCCCGGCAGACGTggcgagctctttcatcctcgcattggagcagaccccgacctcctacggAGAGCGGCTGAGcccagaaaccacgcaaacactccagcgcagtgactgtggtgcaccgtgttgccgtaaagcaaacaattagggggtctgtagagtgggactgagtgtttaggtcaggccagggtccggccctctaaaaccatcccaatttctcatgcggccccatggcaaaattaattgtccacccctggtctagatccTACCTTCCTGATATGTCAGATTTTCATTTACATAAAAATGTTCATGGTTGATTTTAAATGTATCCTTCAATCTGACTGGAAACCATCTAATCTAGCTTGAGACATTTCTATATCTCCTGGGCACTCTTGCGcaacattgtgcctaccgtccctgtcctattgtctactttttatcattacttatctaatgttttctatgtacaaattatcaccctataattgtttgagaaacaaacaaacaaacaaacaaacaaacaaacaaacaaacaaacataaagacATTTCTAAAGAGACAAATCAGTCTGGGTGTTTTAGCTATGGGAAGACAGGAAgtacatttttaataaataaaatataggtcACATGAGGTGTCCTTGGTCCTCTTTGAGTTTGGTTCTTTTCTTGCACATGTTTCATTACTGAAATtgggcaacatcatcagtgctggtagGAAGTGGagtttgctctcattttatacTCTAgtgcagggttgtcaaacttgcggcCCGTAGGCCGGATGTGTCACACGCTGGTCACGCCCACtgctggtttagcgaagggggggaaagtcatgATATATCACCTGACAACAACGTGACACTGCGagattgacacccctgctctagtggcttgccctgtcagcATTGGTGGGCTGTTTATTGTTTAGCTGGTTTGTCGATTCCTTGACTAGGATATTGTttgcttcttagaaacatagaaacatagaagactgaccgcagaaaaagacctcatggtccatctagtctgcccttatactatttcctgtattttatcttacaatggatatatgttatcccaggcatgtttaaattcagttactgtggatttaccaaccacgtctgctggaagtttgttccaaggatctactactctttcagtaaaataatattttctcatgttgcttttgatctttcccccaactaacttcagattgtgtccccttgttcttgtgttcactttcctattcactttcctgaaccttatttagccctttaacatatttaaatgttttgatcatgtccccccttttccttctgtcctccagactatacagattgagttcattaagtctttcctgatacgtttcctGATTGTTCATTGTTAGTCTAATGTTAACTTTGGTGTTCATCTCTGCTCATTTGAATGTTGATTGCTGGTGAAAACTTTGGTCATTTGGTTCCCTTTTTGGCTTGTGTATTGTCCCTTGAATGGCATGTAAAATGTTGATTATGTCTATATGCTGTTGATGGCTGCTTTGTCAGAAGATCTGCATACCATTCATTTACACAGAACACACCTCTACatagttcagagagcaccaggaatcctcatttcaaccctgaattacaaatattttcttctaatAGATCAGATAATTTAAGATTTTTGGATAAAGTATTAAagactctcctccttctcctgtttAGAAATAAATGGACTGATTTCACATATCATATTAAGCAAtggtttcttctgtttctttactttaaaaaaatttgaTCTCATTGCATGAATACACATaatatacgctgctcaaaaaaataaagggaacactcaaataacacatcctagatctgaattaatgaaatattctcattgaatcctttgttctgtacaaagttgaatgtgctgacaacaaaatgaaatggattgtcaatcagtgttgcttcctaagtg contains these protein-coding regions:
- the LOC139169138 gene encoding LOW QUALITY PROTEIN: claudin-34-like (The sequence of the model RefSeq protein was modified relative to this genomic sequence to represent the inferred CDS: substituted 1 base at 1 genomic stop codon), whose protein sequence is MSNKSLNRQVPSXTESTITKWSVWINRVQFGGYLLSILGWILCITSTATDQWRLWHLKSKDGLYPGLLWIGIWRACYLHSMHPENRFVHCEVFTKDLKKLPNKFFLAQDLLSFCCIVGAVGIIFMSVALWNVVQAITHKTFLLILFNVGGLMDFITGIIILIPISITINADVMFPDSFKTPTSPAKQEIGAAIYIGYLAAMLSLVSGVMVICTKCVFQNGQENRVLPPAVGSLEPSDIFRNTGSSGRIEQRQKVEPEAWTDAVSPVNYADIKKESVQSM
- the GALR3 gene encoding galanin receptor type 3 — its product is MPDSWNISSDSLEARAIGIIVPVVFSLIFLVGTVGNCLVLAVLLHNGEVKYNTTNLFILNLAVADLFFIVFCVPFQATIYTLDGWLFGAIACKAVHFFIFLTLYASSFTLAAVSVDRYLAICYPLKSRNLRTTCNAVLAIVMIWTLSLLFAGPYLSYYEAINYQETFMCTPVWEDQHRKILDILTFVFSYILPISVVSLAYARTIKFLWTAVDPLEGISESRKAKRRVTKMIIAVTVLFCLCWLPHHLVILYFWFGDFQFNQTTFALRLASHCFSYANSCLNPIVYALISKHFRKKFKQVFTCVLV